The Nitrosomonas communis genome has a segment encoding these proteins:
- a CDS encoding VapE domain-containing protein yields MSAKKRLDFKAIASAALNRAHILVAQWLPGGDVSGGEYKALNPTRGDRSKGSFSINLRSGVWSDFSTNESGADLISLYAYINGLSQLEAAKEVAAQVGIMTDDSASEPSPRSNVIPLKQSAQPAPEQEATNKRTLWRPVLPVPDEAGQYPLAHPVRGRPQATYEYFDAQGNLLGIICRFITSDGGKEVLPCCFAEHTQNKKREWRWMAFPEPRPLYGLYELAQHPDKPVLLVEGEKCADAGHEYLRDQFVVMAWPGGSKAIGKIDWTPLRGCMLYAWADCDAQRDRTGNHLLPESQQPGMSAMLKIRKLLGNPGNFHIVDIPKPGEKPDGWDIADAIQDGMTAQELKQFILNTRPIEQAPVRQNNISSSGGDDGAPPWTPHDLVWDGKRPASCLSNVYDILEHDKQWQGVLGYDEFSYRTMKLKPPPYAGGKVGEWTDDDDVQTAMWITRKYGFAPRENLVGLAVEALAKFHGFNPVQDYLCSLKWDGVERINDWISDFLGAKKTDYVWRVSRWFLVGMVARAMQPGIKFDYCLVLEGEQGRKKSAALRVLGGEWYGDTDLDLHSKDSMSALRGKWLYEIAELGSLARAEATKQKSFFSRQVDEYRPAYGSREIRCPRQLVFGGTTNEWEWNKDPTGGRRFWPVECDGDVDTDGLAATRDQLFAEAYQVYLNGERFWPDSNEQREIFNPEQYKRGTSDSYVDMIERWVYEQYKEFCVADVAIECLKIDAARLSRDIQTRIGNALRQLGCKRIEKRTHATTRFWYKSPTEMGHDRRTGRGDEEKGSDHGIAF; encoded by the coding sequence ATGAGCGCGAAGAAAAGGCTGGATTTCAAAGCAATCGCCTCAGCCGCGCTGAATCGTGCCCATATACTGGTAGCGCAATGGTTACCAGGTGGTGATGTGTCCGGCGGTGAGTACAAGGCGCTCAATCCTACCCGCGGTGATCGTTCCAAAGGATCGTTCTCGATCAATCTTCGGTCGGGTGTGTGGTCAGATTTTTCCACAAATGAATCCGGCGCGGATTTGATCAGCCTGTATGCCTACATTAACGGATTATCCCAGCTTGAGGCCGCCAAGGAAGTAGCAGCACAGGTGGGCATTATGACAGATGATTCGGCATCAGAGCCTAGCCCGCGCAGCAATGTTATACCGCTTAAGCAATCAGCACAGCCTGCACCTGAGCAGGAAGCAACCAATAAGCGCACGTTATGGCGTCCTGTTTTGCCGGTACCGGATGAGGCTGGCCAGTATCCATTGGCTCATCCTGTGCGCGGTCGTCCGCAGGCAACCTATGAGTATTTCGATGCGCAAGGGAATTTACTGGGCATTATTTGCCGGTTTATCACCTCAGACGGAGGCAAGGAAGTATTGCCGTGTTGTTTTGCTGAACATACGCAAAACAAAAAACGTGAATGGCGCTGGATGGCATTTCCTGAACCTAGACCGCTTTATGGGTTGTACGAGCTGGCACAGCATCCTGATAAGCCGGTGTTGCTGGTGGAGGGGGAGAAGTGCGCTGATGCCGGGCATGAGTATTTAAGAGATCAATTTGTAGTGATGGCATGGCCAGGCGGGAGCAAGGCAATTGGAAAGATCGATTGGACGCCATTGCGAGGGTGCATGCTTTATGCCTGGGCAGATTGTGACGCGCAACGCGATAGAACAGGCAATCATCTGCTTCCTGAATCGCAACAACCCGGCATGTCAGCCATGCTCAAGATACGTAAGCTGCTCGGCAATCCTGGCAATTTCCATATTGTCGATATTCCAAAGCCGGGTGAGAAGCCGGACGGTTGGGATATTGCCGATGCCATTCAGGATGGCATGACTGCGCAGGAGTTGAAGCAGTTTATCCTCAATACAAGACCGATAGAACAGGCGCCTGTCAGACAAAACAACATTTCCTCATCAGGTGGTGATGATGGCGCTCCACCCTGGACGCCACATGATCTGGTATGGGATGGCAAACGGCCGGCCAGTTGTTTATCCAATGTATATGACATTCTTGAACATGACAAGCAATGGCAGGGCGTGCTTGGCTACGATGAATTTTCTTACCGCACCATGAAGCTTAAACCGCCCCCTTATGCCGGTGGCAAGGTCGGCGAATGGACGGATGATGACGATGTGCAAACCGCCATGTGGATCACGCGCAAGTATGGTTTTGCCCCACGCGAGAATTTGGTAGGGCTTGCGGTTGAAGCCTTGGCCAAGTTCCATGGGTTTAATCCGGTGCAGGATTATCTGTGCTCGCTTAAATGGGACGGGGTGGAGCGCATCAACGACTGGATTTCAGATTTTCTGGGTGCGAAGAAAACCGACTATGTGTGGCGCGTGTCACGCTGGTTTTTAGTGGGCATGGTAGCCCGTGCTATGCAGCCTGGGATCAAGTTTGATTATTGTCTAGTGCTCGAAGGCGAGCAGGGGCGTAAAAAATCGGCTGCGCTGCGCGTGCTCGGTGGGGAGTGGTACGGTGATACTGACCTTGATCTGCATAGCAAGGATTCCATGTCTGCGCTACGTGGCAAATGGCTTTATGAGATTGCTGAACTGGGCTCTCTGGCTCGTGCGGAAGCGACTAAGCAAAAATCATTTTTCTCCCGTCAAGTTGATGAATATCGGCCTGCTTATGGTTCGCGTGAAATACGTTGCCCGCGCCAGCTGGTGTTCGGGGGAACTACCAATGAGTGGGAGTGGAACAAGGACCCGACTGGCGGTCGTCGCTTCTGGCCGGTGGAATGTGATGGCGATGTCGATACCGATGGGCTGGCAGCCACGCGCGATCAGCTCTTCGCGGAAGCCTATCAGGTGTATCTGAATGGCGAGCGTTTCTGGCCGGATAGCAATGAGCAGCGGGAAATATTCAATCCAGAACAATACAAGCGAGGCACCTCAGACAGCTATGTCGATATGATCGAGCGCTGGGTGTATGAGCAGTATAAGGAATTCTGCGTAGCAGATGTCGCAATAGAGTGTTTGAAGATAGATGCAGCACGGTTGAGTAGGGATATTCAGACTAGGATAGGGAACGCATTGCGGCAATTGGGCTGTAAGCGTATTGAGAAACGGACGCACGCAACAACCAGGTTTTGGTACAAGTCCCCCACAGAAATGGGACACGATCGAAGAACCGGGCGTGGTGATGAAGAGAAAGGTAGCGATCATGGCATCGCATTTTGA
- a CDS encoding antA/AntB antirepressor family protein: MERQWPQSIMLCGFFYASVRPFMGGLGRGRKAAGALHQYANLFSSAHHDWHRGRRFVKRTGAHIMTHTDLIPVFTGTIQHQSIQLCNARDLHQFLESQRQFANWIKERIAQYGFTEGEDYLTILLNRSDGKAGKRRTEYHLNLDMAKELAMVENNEKGRQIRRYFISLERTSKPALPNQLEARIQKLEAKYQPINPPVWTRPGPLHEKGTDRSIDASRKIITELKVWANTLPHNIGSPLWDALDDLSNLLIAGWTEVDEALLHISVGTNYLKRWMGRGK; encoded by the coding sequence ATGGAGCGGCAATGGCCGCAAAGCATCATGCTATGTGGCTTTTTTTATGCCTCAGTGCGTCCGTTTATGGGTGGGCTGGGCAGGGGCCGCAAGGCCGCTGGTGCGCTCCACCAGTATGCCAACCTGTTCAGTTCCGCCCACCATGATTGGCATCGTGGTCGGCGGTTCGTTAAACGAACTGGAGCGCACATCATGACACATACCGATTTAATACCGGTATTCACTGGTACCATTCAGCATCAATCTATCCAACTCTGCAATGCACGTGACTTGCACCAATTCTTGGAGTCACAACGACAATTTGCCAATTGGATTAAAGAACGAATCGCGCAATACGGTTTTACTGAAGGAGAAGACTATTTAACAATTTTGTTAAATAGGTCTGACGGCAAAGCAGGCAAGCGCCGCACCGAATACCACCTAAACCTCGACATGGCCAAAGAGCTGGCGATGGTCGAGAACAATGAAAAAGGACGTCAGATTCGACGGTATTTCATTTCTCTGGAACGAACCAGCAAACCTGCCTTACCTAACCAGCTCGAAGCACGCATACAAAAGCTTGAGGCGAAATATCAGCCAATCAACCCACCCGTATGGACACGCCCGGGCCCGCTGCATGAAAAAGGCACTGATCGCAGTATCGATGCATCCAGGAAGATCATCACTGAATTAAAGGTATGGGCTAATACCCTCCCGCACAATATCGGATCACCACTATGGGATGCGCTAGATGATCTCAGCAATTTGCTGATCGCTGGCTGGACCGAAGTGGATGAGGCGCTGCTTCACATAAGCGTTGGAACAAACTATCTGAAACGTTGGATGGGTAGGGGGAAATAA
- a CDS encoding BrnT family toxin — translation MKITFDPAKDAVNTAKHGVSMALADQFEWDAAVIWIDDRKDYGEPRMCGLVPLDERLFFVAFVDRADGRRVISLRKANNREKRHYAKVFDD, via the coding sequence ATGAAGATTACATTCGATCCTGCCAAAGATGCTGTCAATACCGCCAAGCATGGTGTTTCGATGGCGCTGGCAGATCAATTTGAATGGGATGCGGCAGTGATCTGGATAGATGATCGCAAAGATTACGGCGAGCCAAGAATGTGCGGGTTGGTGCCGTTGGATGAGCGGCTGTTTTTTGTGGCCTTCGTAGATCGCGCCGATGGGCGGCGCGTCATCAGTCTGCGCAAGGCCAATAACCGGGAGAAGAGACACTATGCAAAAGTATTTGACGACTAA
- a CDS encoding BrnA antitoxin family protein yields MQKYLTTKSGRKILLNTPEEDKAITEAAMSDPDALPLTDEDFAKLKRVGRPRAATTKERITIRLSRDVVESFRATGSGWQTKIDEVLKEWIRKHHG; encoded by the coding sequence ATGCAAAAGTATTTGACGACTAAATCAGGACGGAAAATCCTGCTCAATACACCAGAAGAAGACAAAGCCATCACCGAAGCCGCAATGTCCGATCCGGACGCTTTGCCGCTGACCGATGAAGATTTCGCGAAATTGAAACGGGTGGGCCGCCCACGCGCAGCCACTACCAAAGAGCGCATCACCATCCGGTTATCACGTGATGTGGTGGAATCATTCCGCGCTACTGGCAGTGGATGGCAAACCAAAATTGATGAAGTGCTCAAGGAATGGATACGTAAGCACCATGGTTGA
- a CDS encoding IS630 transposase-related protein, whose protein sequence is MTYPILFRRKVLSVREKENLSMAQVAKRFGVGVASVMRWIKTPDPKTTRNKPATKINMEMLAQDIKNYPDAYQYERAKRLGVSKQGINHALKRLGVTYKKKPVSPQSQRKRAAYLPEKN, encoded by the coding sequence ATGACCTATCCGATATTATTTCGCCGTAAAGTATTATCCGTTCGTGAGAAGGAGAACCTCTCAATGGCGCAAGTGGCCAAGCGTTTTGGTGTAGGGGTCGCCAGCGTGATGCGTTGGATCAAAACTCCCGATCCCAAGACCACCCGCAACAAACCTGCCACCAAGATCAACATGGAAATGTTGGCGCAGGACATCAAGAATTATCCGGACGCGTATCAGTACGAGCGCGCCAAACGGTTGGGTGTCAGCAAGCAAGGCATTAACCATGCTTTAAAGCGTCTGGGCGTGACTTATAAAAAAAAGCCTGTGTCACCCCAAAGCCAGCGAAAAAGAGCGGCGTATCTTCCAGAAAAAAATTGA
- a CDS encoding transposase: MEDYERAGRVIVYLDESGFAHDMPRTHGYAPVGERVHGVKNWHARGRTNVIGALIGKTLLTISLFIANITADIFYAWLTQDLLPKLLPACVIVMDNATFHKRQDIQTAIANAGHTLEYLPPYSPDLNDIEPKWAQAKAIRKKEGCSIEQLFAAYEI; encoded by the coding sequence ATTGAAGACTATGAGCGAGCAGGCCGCGTTATCGTCTACCTTGATGAAAGCGGCTTTGCGCACGACATGCCACGCACGCATGGCTATGCGCCAGTGGGTGAGCGCGTCCATGGCGTAAAAAACTGGCATGCACGAGGTCGAACCAATGTGATTGGCGCTCTCATCGGAAAGACGCTGCTGACCATAAGTCTGTTCATCGCCAATATCACCGCTGACATTTTCTATGCGTGGCTGACGCAGGACCTTTTGCCTAAACTTCTGCCCGCTTGCGTGATTGTCATGGACAACGCAACCTTTCATAAACGGCAGGATATCCAAACCGCCATTGCCAATGCCGGGCATACACTTGAATACCTGCCGCCTTATTCCCCTGACTTAAATGACATTGAACCCAAATGGGCTCAGGCCAAAGCCATCAGAAAAAAGGAAGGTTGTTCCATCGAGCAGCTCTTTGCCGCTTATGAAATTTAA